In Croceicoccus sp. Ery15, a genomic segment contains:
- the trpB gene encoding tryptophan synthase subunit beta, which translates to MTDTIISDLPNSFANQPDERGHFGQFGGRYVSETLMPLILDLEREYRAAKADPAFQEQFDDLLEHYVGRPSPLYYAERLTEELRKDAPAGKGAQVWFKRDELNHTGAHKINNCIGQILLAIRMGKTRIIAETGAGQHGVATATVAARFGLPCVVYMGATDVERQQPNVFRMKLLGAEVVPVKAGAATLKDAMNEALRDWVANVHDTFYIIGTAAGPHPYPELVRDFQSVIGREAREQMLSRVGRLPDVCVAAIGGGSNAIGLFHPFLDDKDVGLLGVEAAGYGLDKEHAASLAGGAPGILHGNKTYLLQDDDGQIIEGHSISAGLDYPGIGPEHAWLRDVGRVEYTSATDKEALDAFQLLCRTEGIIPALEPSHAIAAVVKRAREMDEDQIVLCNLCGRGDKDIFTVAKALGVEI; encoded by the coding sequence ATGACCGACACCATCATCAGCGATCTGCCCAACAGCTTTGCGAACCAGCCTGACGAGCGTGGCCATTTCGGCCAGTTCGGCGGTCGTTACGTGTCCGAAACGCTGATGCCGCTGATCCTCGATCTGGAACGCGAATATCGCGCGGCCAAGGCCGATCCCGCGTTTCAGGAACAGTTCGACGATCTGCTGGAACATTATGTCGGACGGCCCAGCCCGCTCTATTACGCGGAGCGGCTGACCGAGGAATTACGCAAGGACGCTCCCGCCGGAAAAGGGGCGCAAGTCTGGTTCAAGCGTGACGAGCTGAACCATACCGGCGCGCACAAGATCAATAATTGCATCGGCCAGATCCTGCTGGCGATCCGTATGGGCAAGACGCGCATCATCGCGGAAACCGGCGCGGGCCAGCATGGTGTGGCGACCGCCACTGTCGCAGCGCGTTTCGGCCTGCCCTGCGTCGTCTATATGGGCGCGACCGATGTCGAGCGGCAGCAGCCCAATGTGTTCCGCATGAAGCTTCTGGGCGCCGAAGTCGTGCCAGTGAAGGCGGGCGCCGCCACGCTGAAGGACGCGATGAACGAGGCGCTGCGCGACTGGGTCGCGAACGTCCACGACACCTTCTATATCATCGGCACGGCGGCGGGTCCGCATCCCTATCCCGAACTGGTCCGCGATTTTCAAAGCGTGATCGGGCGCGAGGCGCGCGAGCAGATGCTGTCGCGCGTGGGCCGCCTGCCCGACGTATGCGTCGCGGCGATCGGCGGCGGATCGAACGCGATCGGCCTGTTCCACCCCTTCCTCGACGACAAGGATGTCGGCCTGTTGGGCGTGGAAGCCGCCGGTTACGGGCTGGACAAGGAGCATGCCGCATCATTGGCAGGCGGCGCGCCGGGTATCCTGCATGGCAACAAGACCTATCTGCTGCAGGACGATGACGGGCAAATTATCGAGGGGCACTCGATCAGCGCAGGGTTGGACTATCCCGGCATCGGCCCCGAACACGCGTGGCTGCGCGATGTGGGCCGCGTCGAATATACCAGCGCGACGGATAAGGAGGCGCTGGACGCTTTCCAACTGCTCTGCCGGACCGAGGGCATCATCCCTGCCCTCGAACCCAGCCACGCCATCGCAGCCGTGGTGAAGCGTGCGCGCGAAATGGACGAGGACCAGATCGTGCTGTGCAATTTGTGCGGACGCGGCGACAAGGACATCTTCACTGTGGCCAAGGCGCTGGGGGTGGAGATTTGA
- a CDS encoding phosphoribosylanthranilate isomerase, with protein sequence MSSAKIKICGISDGAAMDAVIEARADYAGLVFFPPSPRHVGSEQAARLAERSGTRIARVGLFVDADDAAIAEAVAAGRLDALQLHGSETPERAAQLRGRFGLQVWKAIAVASAGDVDRAAHYAGAADLVLFDAKTPKGTLPGGMGLSFDWSLLAAYRGALPWGLAGGINPANVAEAIGRTRAPLVDVSSGVESAAGVKDASKIAAFAKAVRAA encoded by the coding sequence ATGAGCAGCGCGAAAATCAAGATTTGCGGCATCAGCGACGGCGCGGCAATGGACGCGGTGATCGAAGCGCGCGCCGATTATGCGGGACTGGTGTTCTTCCCCCCCTCGCCCCGCCATGTCGGCAGCGAGCAGGCCGCCCGCCTTGCGGAACGGTCGGGCACCCGCATCGCCCGTGTCGGCCTGTTCGTCGACGCCGACGATGCCGCAATTGCAGAGGCTGTCGCTGCGGGCAGGCTTGATGCGTTGCAACTCCACGGATCGGAGACGCCCGAGCGTGCGGCCCAGTTGCGGGGCCGTTTCGGACTGCAGGTGTGGAAGGCCATCGCGGTCGCCAGCGCAGGCGATGTGGACCGGGCGGCCCATTATGCGGGCGCTGCCGATCTGGTGCTGTTCGACGCGAAAACGCCCAAGGGCACGCTGCCCGGCGGCATGGGACTGTCGTTCGACTGGTCGTTGCTGGCCGCCTATCGTGGCGCGCTGCCATGGGGCCTTGCCGGCGGGATCAATCCGGCGAATGTGGCAGAAGCGATCGGCCGGACCCGCGCTCCGCTGGTGGATGTATCCTCGGGCGTGGAAAGCGCGGCGGGGGTGAAGGATGCGTCAAAGATCGCGGCCTTTGCCAAGGCCGTGCGGGCCGCCTGA
- a CDS encoding GNAT family N-acetyltransferase: MIAPDSLSLRRSGPADAAALKPLIEGGYRGNSARRGWTHEADILEDERIAATDLAAMLADPAIHFLMAEHEANPVGCIAVTDKGGGRAYFGMLCVDPPMQSSGLGSRLILAAEELARGFGARIMEISVIENRHELIAMYERKGYADTGAREAFPTPQPAPLYFRLFEKQL, from the coding sequence GTGATTGCGCCGGACAGCCTTAGCCTGCGGCGCTCCGGTCCTGCCGATGCGGCAGCGCTGAAACCCCTGATCGAGGGAGGCTATCGCGGCAATTCCGCGCGGCGGGGCTGGACGCATGAGGCCGATATTCTCGAGGACGAGCGCATCGCCGCGACCGATCTGGCCGCAATGCTGGCCGATCCGGCCATTCATTTCCTGATGGCCGAGCACGAAGCGAACCCCGTCGGCTGCATCGCCGTAACCGACAAGGGCGGCGGGCGCGCCTATTTCGGCATGCTATGCGTCGATCCGCCCATGCAAAGCAGCGGGCTTGGCTCTCGCCTGATCCTTGCGGCGGAGGAACTGGCTCGCGGTTTCGGCGCGCGTATCATGGAGATATCGGTGATCGAAAACCGCCACGAGCTGATCGCCATGTATGAGCGCAAGGGGTATGCCGACACCGGCGCGCGCGAGGCATTTCCCACGCCGCAGCCCGCGCCCTTGTACTTCCGCCTTTTCGAAAAGCAGCTTTGA
- the pyrF gene encoding orotidine-5'-phosphate decarboxylase, which produces MSNPVYLALDVPQIAAAKELVGKVKGHVGGLKLGLEFFCAHGHHGVHEIAQLGLPIFLDLKLHDIPNTVAGAMQAIHVLEPAIVTIHAGGGRAMMEDAKAAAGENTKVVAVTMLTSLDQNDLTATGIGGTPHDQVMRLAELAEKSGLDGIVCSGQEVGAVHKQWKHGYFVVPGLRLAGHSVGDQKRVVTPRQARDDGASVLVIGREISKAEDPLAAARKIEATL; this is translated from the coding sequence ATGAGCAACCCGGTCTATCTCGCTCTGGACGTGCCGCAGATCGCTGCGGCCAAGGAACTGGTCGGCAAGGTCAAAGGCCATGTCGGCGGGCTGAAGCTCGGCCTCGAATTCTTTTGCGCGCATGGCCACCACGGCGTGCATGAAATTGCGCAGCTTGGGCTGCCCATCTTCCTCGATCTCAAGCTGCACGATATTCCCAATACCGTGGCAGGCGCGATGCAGGCAATCCATGTGCTGGAACCCGCCATCGTCACCATCCATGCCGGCGGCGGGCGGGCCATGATGGAAGATGCAAAGGCCGCTGCGGGCGAAAACACCAAGGTCGTTGCGGTTACCATGTTGACCAGCCTCGATCAGAATGACCTGACCGCAACCGGCATCGGCGGCACGCCCCACGATCAGGTGATGCGTCTTGCCGAACTGGCAGAGAAATCGGGCCTCGACGGGATCGTCTGTTCGGGACAGGAAGTGGGCGCGGTCCACAAGCAGTGGAAGCACGGCTATTTCGTCGTTCCCGGCCTGCGCCTTGCGGGACATTCGGTGGGCGACCAGAAACGCGTCGTTACTCCGCGTCAGGCGCGTGACGACGGTGCCAGCGTGCTCGTCATCGGTCGCGAGATTTCAAAGGCCGAGGACCCGCTGGCCGCCGCCCGCAAGATCGAGGCGACGCTCTGA